In the genome of Dermacentor andersoni chromosome 3, qqDerAnde1_hic_scaffold, whole genome shotgun sequence, one region contains:
- the LOC126544956 gene encoding uncharacterized protein codes for MEQATNTKTTVLAELRSRNPRDTESIEATLFPSESPKLDMFASAMQAFLESYGFSGLSLDVYNPSSKLDSSNHYMQMIKGLKPGLSQHKYLLAANVYFTKGFNDGLDYKELVKNVDILIMGTHNLIKDDKITAFPSPLYGPKPSDISWVRPNNCHPRAAI; via the exons ATGGAACAGGCGACAAACACAAAGACCACCGTGTTGGCCGAGCTGCGGTCTCGCAATCCAAGGGACACCGAGAGCATAGAGGCGACCCTTTTCCCTTCGGAGTCGCCGAAACTCGACATGTTCGCCAGCGCCATGCAGGCCTTCCTGGAGAGCTACGGCTTCTCGGGACTAAGCCTGGACGTCTACAACCCTTCCAGCAAACTTGACAGTAGTAACCATTACATGCAAATGATCAAG GGTCTGAAACCAGGCTTGTCCCAGCACAAGTACTTACTGGCAGCGAATGTGTATTTCACCAAAGGTTTCAACGATGGACTTGACTACAAAGAACTCGTGAA AAACGTCGACATACTTATCATGGGCACTCACAACCTGATCAAGGATGACAAGATAACTGCATTCCCGAGCCCTCTGTACGGGCCGAAGCCAAGCGACATCTCTTGGGTGCGTCCGAACAACTGTCACCCGCGTGCTGCGATTTGA